One Littorina saxatilis isolate snail1 linkage group LG14, US_GU_Lsax_2.0, whole genome shotgun sequence genomic region harbors:
- the LOC138947330 gene encoding 26S proteasome non-ATPase regulatory subunit 3-like, giving the protein MVKNNPADVEMKDVSSPGGSSVDGKDKEEEKKEEVKKHPDLLTLEDIREQIRHIEKAISTKEPRFMARVMRSLVNTRRKLSPRVLRRLITGYLTVPEAAQRKEDLLQFLTEDKEQNGTALAFRPRSAKQAVQPLQVEVEVYLHLLTLIYLLDNKQMDKALACSDQLMARLLPLNRRSLDMLAAKCYFYHSRVYELTDKLDSIRGFLHARLRTATLHSNFEGQATLLNLLLRNYLNSNLYEQADKLVSKSSFPDSATNNEWARYLYYLGRIKAAQLEYSEAHKHLVQAMRKAPQQSAIGFRQTVQKLAIVVELLLGDIPERSVFRQNTMRKPLAPYFQLTQAVRQGDLRKFNEALAKFGPKFQTDHTYTLIIRLRHNVIKTGVRMISLSYSRISLVDIAAKLTLDSPEDAEFICAKAIRDGVIEATIDHEKGYVQSKETTDIYSTGEPMAAFHQRISFCLDIHNQSVKAMRFPPKSYNKDLESAEERREREQQELESAKEIADEDFDGFP; this is encoded by the exons ATATCAGAGAGCAGATTCGTCACATCGAGAAGGCCATTAGCACGAAGGAGCCGCGTTTTATGGCACGTGTTATGCGCAGCTTGGTCAATACACGTCGGAAGTTGTCACCTAGAGTCCTGCGTCGTCTTATCACCGGCTATTTGACAGTGCCAGAGGCGGCTCAACGCAAAGAGGATCTGTTGCAGTTTTTGACAGAG GACAAAGAGCAGAATGGTACAGCACTGGCCTTCAGACCTCGCTCGGCCAAGCAGGCTGTCCAGCCCCTACAGGTGGAAGTAGAGGTCTACCTGCATCTGCTGACCCTCATCTACCTGCTGGACAACAAGCAGATGGACAAAGCTCTGGCCTGCTCGGACCAGCTGATGGCCCGTCTGCTGCCCCTCAACCGTCGCAGTCTGGACATGCTGGCCGCCAAGTGCTACTTCTACCACTCCAGGGTTTACGAGCTGACCGACAAGCTGGACTCCATCCGAGG ATTCCTGCACGCTCGCCTGCGCACAGCCACGCTGCATTCCAACTTTGAAGGCCAGGCGACATTGTTGAACCTCCTGCTGCGTAACTACCTGAACAGCAACCTGTACGAACAGGCCGACAAGCTGGTGTCCAAGTCCTCCTTCCCCGACTCGGCCACCAACAACGAGTGGGCCCGCTACCTCTACTATCTAG GTCGTATCAAGGCAGCCCAGCTGGAGTATTCTGAGGCTCACAAACACCTGGTCCAGGCCATGAGAAAAGCTCCACAGCAGAGTGCTATAGGcttcagacagaca GTTCAGAAGCTGGCCATTGTGGTAGAACTCCTGCTGGGAGACATCCCTGAACGTTCCGTCTTCAGACAAAACACCATGCGCAAACCTCTTGCTCCTTACTTCCAGCTCACACAAG CGGTGAGACAGGGCGACCTGCGCAAGTTCAACGAGGCGCTGGCCAAGTTTGGCCCCAAGTTCCAGACGGACCACACCTACACCCTCATCATCCGCCTGCGTCACAACGTCATCAAGACGGGCGTGCGCATGATCAGTCTCTCTTACTCCCGCATCTCCCTGGTGGACATCGCAGCCAAGCTCACCCTGGACAGCCCGGAGGATGCCGAGTTTATCTGTGCCAAG GCCATTCGTGACGGTGTGATAGAAGCAACGATCGACCACGAGAAGGGCTACGTGCAGTCCAAGGAGACAACAGACATCTACAGTACAGGAGAACCCATGGCCGCCTTCCACCAGCGCATCAGCTTCTGTCTCGACATCCACAACCAGTCTGTCAAG GCAATGCGTTTTCCACCCAAGTCCTACAACAAAGATCTGGAATCTGCAGAG GAGAGACGGGAGAGAGAGCAGCAGGAGCTAGAGAGCGCAAAGGAGATAGCTGACGAGGACTTCGACGGCTTCCCCTAA